ACTGATATGATTTTTTACCCACCTTGTCCTTATGCAATCGTTTACAATCTCTCTTCCCCATTTTATTGCTTGCTCTACCACCCAAACCCCGGCTCAAAAGCCCTTTTCGGACTTGTCTGCTTCTCGCAAAGCCAGTTGTATTCTTGCTTTGAGTCATGTACCAAAGTCCACTTTGGGCTTTCGAGCTACCCTGCGCCTGCTGGAGTTTCAGAAAGTTCAATTGCTTCATTTTCATTTTAGAATAGCGAACATTTGTTGGGGTGAATAAAAGCAAAACTAATTATCAACGGTTTCAGTTGCTAAGGAAAGTCTTTAACTGGCTTTTTGAATAGGTCTGGCTCCCGGCGAACAGGGGTTGTTTAAGGAAGACTTTTGTGTTTACTACATTTTTTGTTTTTTCTCAGATTGCTATCTTTTTCTCTTCTTCAATAAGTCTATACCTTTCTGCAACGGCCATTTTTATAATCCCTTTTACATCATCATTAGCTTTGATGAATTTTATTTGGTTTTTAAATACATCTACTGGCAGATCATAGAGTAGTTTCCCAAATGCTTCATCTGCAAAAGAATGATTAATCATTTCAACACCTTCGAAGTTAATTACAACTGTGTTACCGTTTTTTATTTCTTCTAATATTTTTTCTCTTACTATTTCCCCATTTTTTCTTGAGCAGACAATGCTCCCAAACTCATTAAGTTTTATCATAATTTTCCACCTCCTTGTCACTGTTTTCTTATAGGTCTTCAAACATGCTTTGACACTCCCAATCCCCTGAAGGGGATGGGATTCTTAGCAGCTCTTTTCAGGCTGCCTTCCATGGAGCATTTGATACTCCATGACCACAGAGGTGTGGTTTAAATCTCACTCCTCTGACGGGTGCCAATCCCGCCACTACTTGGGATTCTCTCCCAAGATACCTTTGCCAAATGTTTATCGCTCCCACTCCGTCCCTGTGATATCTAAATCCACAACTCCTGCATTCATAGTTGCGACCTATTGGACGATTTTTGCTACCACATACAGGACAGACCTGACTCGTATATTCTTCTGGAACAAGTTCCACTTCAATCCCCAGTAGCTGTGCTTTGTAGGTTATCATCTCCACCATCTTTCTGAAACACCACTGATGAATTTTTTGATTAGGCATTCTAAAATGTTTCGGGTTTTTGAAATGATCTCTGAACGACTTTTCCTGCTCAAGTTGAACATTTGCCAGAGCAAGACTGTCTACTTCTCTCACGAAAGGGTATTCTTTTTTATATCTTGCTGGGGTTATTCTTGGAACCTTTCTACCCTGTCTCAGTGCTTCTAACTTTTCTTCTAACATCTTGTTCCACACAAATCTACAACAGCCAAAAGTCTTTTCAAAAAATTCTTCCTGACTTTTTTCAGGATATATTCGATACTTATATGCTTTCAGCATTTTCTTTTTTTTCACCTTGACTTTCAATGTATTTTCTAATTACCTCAACTGGAGCACCACCACTTGTCAGCAAATAATAACTTCTTGCCAAAAATATTCCTGCCATAGTTTTTGCTTAATTTCAGGAAATTCTTTTTTTATGAGTCTTGAAGAGGCACTTTTATAAGCATTTATAAACTTAGAAAGTGGTGTTGTAGGAGTTGCCTTGAACAAAACATGAATGTGGTCTTTATCATGATTCCACTCAACTATGGTTATATCGCCAGATAACTCTCTTTTTCCCTATCAAATTTGAAAGCTCTATGAAAGTTTGAACAACCTCATCCTTTTGAGGAATGTTATGTTCTATATCTTTGCCATAGGATGTGATTGTAAATTGAAAAAAATATATATAATGTTCAAGATATTTTAGCTTGTCCAAAAAGTTTTTGGGATTTTTTGTCCAGAAGACTATAGCATCAACATCCTCAGGCAATAGCGATACTGCAAAAACCTGAGATGGTCGCATCGGGTTTCAGTACATCGCAAAACCTTCTTTTATTCTGTTTATAAACCAGTCACCAAAAAATGCTGGGATATCTGTTCTTCTGCTTGCACTTATAATCAACTGCGTCATCTCCTACTTAATCATTTTTAAATAAAACAAGTTGAGCACTTTTGTATTCGTCCCATATCTCAAAATAGTTTCTCAAGTCAACAGATAAATCAGAAAAGTCAATTCTGAAATCTGAATGTGCAGCACCAAATTTAAGATTTAGGTCATCATTGT
The sequence above is drawn from the Caldicellulosiruptor bescii DSM 6725 genome and encodes:
- a CDS encoding STAS-like domain-containing protein translates to MIKLNEFGSIVCSRKNGEIVREKILEEIKNGNTVVINFEGVEMINHSFADEAFGKLLYDLPVDVFKNQIKFIKANDDVKGIIKMAVAERYRLIEEEKKIAI
- a CDS encoding zinc ribbon domain-containing protein; this translates as MLEEKLEALRQGRKVPRITPARYKKEYPFVREVDSLALANVQLEQEKSFRDHFKNPKHFRMPNQKIHQWCFRKMVEMITYKAQLLGIEVELVPEEYTSQVCPVCGSKNRPIGRNYECRSCGFRYHRDGVGAINIWQRYLGRESQVVAGLAPVRGVRFKPHLCGHGVSNAPWKAA